A genomic segment from Nematostella vectensis chromosome 6, jaNemVect1.1, whole genome shotgun sequence encodes:
- the LOC116615617 gene encoding uncharacterized protein LOC116615617, translated as MNQENGAQTNVDEEKGSTKIECGRHAPPSLTECDRTVKKTSILIYIYLAFIVWRYVSLVLYSVYATECFFRAKLATLRCGNFNVYPYPTQFELAWQVSSSVNATIAIAVVQLLPEFPGNTVILYKLIRIARFWSLLLQLLVVITYNVILISHEHLAVIALIEVGFILEELPIFFVVCLWNFVPAPRKHSSARGLPLCYYSTLVAFFLENFYLFILMSSQAALDITGIHEFERRPKVLQAIGIIMNATEATFYFAIMKFFWNKLFESDRDLFATF; from the coding sequence ATGAACCAAGAAAATGGAGCTCAGACAAACGTAGATGAAGAGAAAGGGTCGACCAAGATAGAATGTGGAAGGCATGCGCCCCCAAGCCTCACAGAGTGTGATAGAACAGTAAAGAAAACATCCATTTTGATTTATATCTATCTGGCGTTTATAGTGTGGAGGTACGTTAGCttggtgttgtactcagtgtacGCCACCGAATGCTTCTTCCGCGCCAAGCTAGCGACGTTACGATGCGGTAACTTCAACGTGTATCCCTATCCCACCCAGTTCGAGCTCGCATGGCAGGTCTCGTCAAGCGTGAATGCCACCATTGCTATCGCTGTGGTTCAGCTCCTACCAGAATTTCCGGGAAACACCGTAATACTTTACAAGCTCATTCGAATAGCAAGGTTTTGGTCTTTGCTACTTCAACTTCTTGTCGTGATAACCTACAACGTCATCCTCATCTCTCACGAGCACTTAGCTGTCATTGCATTAATTGAAGTGGGGTTTATTCTAGAGGAACTACCGATATTCTTTGTGGTATGCCTGTGGAATTTTGTTCCCGCGCCTCGGAAGCACAGCTCTGCCCGTGGTCTCCCTTTGTGTTACTATTCAACGCTTGTAGCGTTTTTCCTGGAAAATTTCTATCTGTTTATTTTGATGTCGTCCCAGGCCGCACTAGACATTACCGGCATTCACGAGTTTGAGCGCAGACCAAAAGTACTGCAGGCGATTGGTATCATTATGAACGCAACGGAGGCGACGTTTTACTTTGCAATTATGAAGTTTTTCTGGAACAAACTGTTTGAAAGTGACAGAGACCTGTTCGCTACTTTTTAA